A window of Amycolatopsis australiensis contains these coding sequences:
- a CDS encoding protein meaA, giving the protein MPYPTDRERDRPWVMRTYAGHSSAAASNELYRRNLAKGQTGLSVAFDLPTQTGYDPDHPLSRGEVGKVGVPVSHIGDMRRLFDGIPLAEANTSMTINAPAMWLLALYVSVAREQAEAEGRDVDEVLAKLTGTTQNDIIKEYLSRGTYIFPPGPSLRLITDVIAWTVHHVPKWNPINICSYHLQEAGATPTQEVAYALCTAIAVLDAVRDSGQVGEADMAKVVARISFFVNAGVRFVEEMSKMRAFTALWDELTRDRYGVTDPKARRLRYGVQVNSLGLTEAQPENNVQRIVLEMLAVSLSRGARARAIQLPAWNEALGLPRPWDQQWALRMQQVLAFETDLLEYEDIFDGSHVIQAKVDEIMTGAREEIARVQDLGGAVAAVESGYMKSQLVTSLAEYRRGVENGERILVGVNKFETTEPSPLQAEGAKAIETIDPAVEKAAVTAIEEWRARRDNDAVERSLAALKERARTTENLFEATVDCARAGVTTGEWAGALREVFGEYRAPTGVSAAAAGGGDPELERVRSRVRETEAELGERLRILVGKPGLDGHSNGAEQVAVRARDVGFEVVYQGIRLTPEQIVAAAVQEGVHVVGLSVLSGSHLEVVPHVVDGLRAAGAGDVPVIVGGIIPPDDAALLTERGIARVFTPKDYELTEIMDGIVSLVRERHGLS; this is encoded by the coding sequence GTGCCGTACCCAACGGACCGCGAGCGAGACCGACCGTGGGTGATGCGGACCTACGCGGGGCACTCCTCCGCGGCCGCGTCGAACGAGCTCTACCGGCGCAACCTCGCGAAGGGCCAGACCGGGCTTTCGGTCGCCTTCGACCTGCCCACCCAGACCGGCTACGACCCCGACCACCCGCTCTCCCGCGGTGAGGTCGGCAAGGTCGGCGTGCCCGTGTCGCACATCGGCGACATGCGCCGGCTCTTCGACGGCATCCCGCTCGCCGAAGCCAATACGTCGATGACGATCAACGCGCCGGCCATGTGGCTGCTCGCGCTGTACGTCTCCGTGGCGCGTGAGCAAGCCGAAGCCGAGGGCCGGGACGTCGACGAAGTCCTCGCCAAGCTCACCGGCACCACGCAGAACGACATCATCAAGGAGTACCTGTCCCGCGGGACCTACATCTTCCCGCCCGGGCCGAGCCTGCGGCTGATCACCGACGTGATCGCGTGGACCGTGCACCACGTGCCGAAGTGGAACCCGATCAACATCTGCAGCTACCACCTGCAGGAAGCGGGCGCGACACCGACGCAGGAAGTCGCGTACGCGCTGTGCACCGCGATCGCCGTGCTCGACGCCGTCCGCGACTCCGGGCAGGTCGGCGAGGCCGACATGGCCAAGGTCGTCGCGCGGATCTCGTTCTTCGTCAACGCCGGCGTCCGGTTCGTCGAAGAGATGTCGAAGATGCGCGCGTTCACCGCGCTCTGGGACGAGCTGACGCGGGACCGCTACGGCGTCACGGATCCGAAGGCACGGCGGCTGCGCTACGGCGTCCAGGTCAACTCGCTCGGCCTCACCGAAGCTCAGCCGGAGAACAACGTCCAGCGGATCGTGCTCGAGATGCTGGCCGTGTCGCTCTCGCGCGGCGCGCGCGCCCGCGCGATCCAGCTGCCCGCGTGGAACGAAGCCCTCGGGCTGCCCCGGCCGTGGGACCAGCAGTGGGCGCTGCGGATGCAGCAGGTGCTCGCGTTCGAGACGGACCTGCTGGAGTACGAGGACATCTTCGACGGCTCGCACGTCATCCAGGCCAAGGTCGACGAGATCATGACCGGCGCGCGCGAGGAGATCGCCCGCGTGCAGGACCTCGGCGGCGCGGTCGCCGCGGTCGAGAGCGGCTACATGAAGTCGCAGCTGGTCACCTCGCTGGCCGAGTACCGCCGCGGCGTCGAGAACGGCGAGCGGATCCTCGTCGGGGTCAACAAGTTCGAGACGACCGAGCCGTCGCCGCTGCAGGCCGAGGGCGCGAAGGCGATCGAGACGATCGACCCCGCCGTCGAGAAGGCTGCCGTCACCGCGATCGAGGAGTGGCGCGCGCGGCGCGACAACGACGCCGTCGAGCGGTCGCTGGCCGCACTGAAGGAACGCGCGCGGACGACGGAAAACCTCTTCGAGGCCACTGTGGACTGTGCGCGGGCCGGGGTGACCACCGGCGAGTGGGCCGGCGCGCTGCGCGAGGTGTTCGGCGAATACCGGGCGCCCACCGGGGTTTCCGCGGCCGCCGCGGGCGGTGGTGATCCGGAGCTGGAGCGCGTCCGCTCGCGGGTCCGGGAGACCGAAGCCGAGCTGGGCGAGCGGCTGCGGATCCTGGTCGGCAAGCCGGGGCTCGACGGGCACTCCAACGGCGCCGAGCAGGTCGCCGTCCGGGCGCGCGACGTCGGCTTCGAGGTCGTCTACCAGGGCATCCGGCTCACGCCCGAACAGATCGTCGCCGCCGCGGTGCAGGAAGGCGTGCACGTCGTGGGGCTCTCGGTGCTCTCCGGCTCGCACCTGGAAGTCGTCCCGCACGTCGTCGACGGCCTGCGCGCGGCGGGCGCGGGCGACGTGCCGGTGATCGTCGGCGGGATCATCCCGCCGGACGACGCCGCGCTGCTCACCGAACGCGGCATCGCCCGGGTGTTCACGCCCAAGGACTACGAGCTGACGGAGATCATGGACGGCATCGTCTCGCTGGTCCGGGAGCGCCACGGCCTCAGCTGA
- a CDS encoding cysteine hydrolase family protein: MTETALILIDVQRGFDDPGFWGPRNNPGAEANIKALLDAWQERRLPVVLVHHDSPKPDSPLRPGQPGNDFKPELDGARPDLVFGKQVNSAFLGDVDLDAWLRKRGIASFVLAGIQTNFCCETTARMGGNLGYDVTFALDATFTFDLPEASADELYRVTAANLANQFATVKSTKDILAGLS, from the coding sequence ATGACCGAAACGGCACTCATCCTCATCGACGTCCAGCGCGGGTTCGACGACCCTGGGTTCTGGGGCCCGCGCAACAACCCGGGCGCCGAAGCGAACATCAAGGCGTTGCTCGACGCCTGGCAGGAGCGGCGGCTGCCGGTGGTGCTCGTGCACCACGACTCCCCCAAGCCGGACTCGCCGCTGCGGCCCGGGCAGCCCGGCAACGACTTCAAGCCCGAACTCGACGGCGCCCGGCCGGACCTCGTGTTCGGCAAGCAGGTCAACTCGGCGTTCCTCGGCGACGTCGACCTCGACGCGTGGCTGCGCAAGCGCGGGATCGCCAGCTTCGTCCTCGCGGGAATCCAGACGAACTTCTGCTGCGAGACCACCGCGCGGATGGGCGGGAACCTCGGCTACGACGTGACTTTCGCGCTCGACGCCACGTTCACGTTCGACCTGCCGGAGGCGAGCGCGGACGAGCTGTACCGCGTCACGGCGGCGAACCTGGCGAACCAGTTCGCCACCGTGAAGTCCACGAAGGACATCCTGGCCGGCCTCAGCTGA
- a CDS encoding GlxA family transcriptional regulator has product MRTIGVLLLPGTRMFDLAVLGEVWGQDRTDSGIGPFTVRLCSPGRVRTAVSPFGEVAATHGLAGLDGCDLVLAPGRDDPPAPVPAAAVAALRRAHREGRTVAGLCSGAFTLAAAGLLDGRPATTHWRDLDDLARVAPRAMLRRDVLYTDDGGVLTSAGVVGGLDLCLYLVRRDHGADVAAALARRLVMPPAREGGQRQYVDTPLPPVAAQPGVASTMDWALARLGSGIGVEDLAGHARMSERTFHREFAAATGVTPGRWLRVQRVRYAQRLLETTSLPVERVAERSGLGTAANLRRRMRAEVGVGPDSYRRTFRSTTSTFLPTAALN; this is encoded by the coding sequence ATGCGCACCATCGGCGTCCTGCTGCTGCCGGGCACCCGGATGTTCGACCTCGCGGTGCTCGGCGAGGTCTGGGGCCAGGACCGCACCGACAGCGGGATCGGCCCGTTCACCGTGCGGCTGTGCAGCCCGGGCCGGGTGCGCACGGCCGTGTCGCCGTTCGGGGAGGTCGCGGCGACGCACGGGCTCGCCGGGCTCGACGGCTGCGACCTCGTGCTGGCGCCGGGCCGTGACGACCCGCCGGCCCCGGTCCCGGCCGCCGCCGTCGCCGCGCTGCGCCGGGCCCACCGGGAGGGACGGACGGTCGCCGGGCTGTGCTCGGGCGCGTTCACCCTGGCCGCCGCCGGCCTGCTCGACGGCCGTCCGGCGACCACGCACTGGCGTGACCTCGACGACCTGGCCCGCGTCGCGCCGCGGGCGATGTTGCGGCGTGACGTGCTCTACACCGACGACGGCGGCGTCCTGACGTCCGCGGGCGTCGTCGGCGGCCTCGATCTCTGCCTGTACCTGGTCCGCCGCGACCACGGCGCGGACGTCGCCGCCGCCCTCGCGCGCCGGCTCGTGATGCCGCCGGCGCGGGAAGGCGGGCAGCGGCAGTACGTCGACACGCCGCTGCCGCCGGTCGCCGCCCAGCCGGGCGTGGCGTCCACAATGGACTGGGCGCTGGCCCGGCTCGGCTCCGGGATCGGCGTCGAGGACCTGGCCGGGCACGCCCGGATGAGCGAGCGGACGTTCCACCGCGAGTTCGCCGCGGCGACCGGCGTGACCCCGGGCCGCTGGCTGCGCGTGCAGCGCGTCCGGTACGCGCAGCGGCTGCTGGAGACGACGTCACTGCCGGTCGAGCGCGTGGCGGAGCGGTCAGGGCTGGGCACAGCGGCCAACCTGCGGCGGCGGATGCGCGCCGAAGTCGGCGTCGGCCCGGACAGCTATCGGCGCACCTTTCGAAGTACTACCTCCACCTTCCTCCCCACCGCCGCCCTCAACTGA
- a CDS encoding enoyl-CoA hydratase-related protein: MTEYEHILVKRDGDTVTITMNRAARRNSLSADHLAELLAAFREAGTSDATGIVLAGAGPVFSAGHDFGDVAARGLMGVRELLTLCTDLMKTMQSVPQVVIARVHGLATAAGCQLVASCDLAVAAESAGFALPGGKGGWFCHTPAVPVARSIGRKRLMELALTGDVVDAATALDWGLVNRVVPDDQLDDAVAELLARATRGSRASKAMGKVTLYAQLDRPEADAYAIALEVMAAASQLPGAREGMAAFLEKRKPSWPD; encoded by the coding sequence ATGACCGAGTACGAACACATCCTGGTCAAGCGCGACGGCGACACCGTCACGATCACGATGAACCGCGCGGCGCGGCGCAACTCGCTGTCCGCGGACCACCTGGCCGAGCTGCTGGCCGCGTTCCGCGAGGCGGGGACGTCCGACGCGACCGGCATCGTGCTGGCCGGCGCCGGCCCGGTGTTCTCCGCCGGGCACGACTTCGGCGACGTCGCCGCGCGCGGCCTCATGGGCGTGCGCGAGCTGCTGACGCTGTGCACGGACCTGATGAAGACGATGCAGTCGGTGCCCCAGGTCGTCATCGCGCGGGTGCACGGCCTGGCGACGGCGGCGGGCTGCCAGCTGGTGGCGTCGTGCGACCTGGCCGTCGCGGCCGAGTCGGCGGGCTTCGCGCTGCCCGGCGGCAAGGGCGGCTGGTTCTGCCACACCCCCGCGGTCCCGGTGGCGCGCTCGATCGGCCGCAAGCGGCTGATGGAGCTGGCGCTGACCGGCGACGTCGTCGACGCGGCCACGGCCCTCGACTGGGGCCTGGTCAACCGCGTGGTGCCGGACGACCAGCTCGACGACGCCGTCGCGGAGCTGCTCGCGCGGGCGACGCGGGGCAGCCGCGCGAGCAAGGCGATGGGCAAGGTGACGCTGTACGCCCAGCTCGACCGGCCGGAGGCCGATGCGTACGCGATCGCGCTCGAGGTGATGGCCGCGGCGTCCCAGCTGCCCGGCGCCCGCGAAGGCATGGCGGCGTTCCTGGAGAAGCGCAAGCCCTCCTGGCCCGACTGA
- a CDS encoding TetR/AcrR family transcriptional regulator, protein MAGKRDWLDAGLVLLAEQGAPSVTIERLAERLGLSKGSFYHHFKGMTGYRTALLEHFEAERTTRFVEQAEAAADDRLDALLKLVLAPGPGPELEIAVRAWASQDAEARAVQERVDRTRVAYLTEITGDADLAQALYLIVVGAGQVVPPLSGRRLKNALELVLGRRK, encoded by the coding sequence ATGGCGGGCAAACGGGACTGGCTGGACGCGGGGTTGGTGCTGCTCGCGGAACAGGGCGCGCCGTCGGTGACCATCGAGCGGCTGGCCGAGCGGCTCGGGCTGTCGAAGGGCTCCTTCTACCACCACTTCAAGGGCATGACCGGCTACCGCACCGCGTTGCTCGAACACTTCGAAGCCGAGCGCACCACGCGGTTCGTCGAGCAGGCCGAAGCGGCGGCGGACGACCGGCTGGACGCGCTGCTGAAGCTCGTCCTCGCGCCGGGCCCCGGGCCGGAGCTGGAAATCGCCGTCCGGGCGTGGGCGTCGCAGGACGCCGAAGCGCGAGCGGTCCAGGAGCGCGTCGACCGCACCCGCGTGGCCTACCTGACCGAGATCACCGGCGACGCGGATCTCGCGCAGGCGCTGTACCTGATCGTCGTCGGCGCCGGGCAGGTCGTGCCGCCGCTGTCCGGACGGCGGCTCAAGAACGCGCTGGAACTCGTGCTGGGGAGGCGGAAATGA
- a CDS encoding DUF2867 domain-containing protein, producing MTEPFAAGADYVEFEEIESENSLREFVAGVFSWSPPWVKVLFGARYLLAKALRLDTASVPRSGRLRPEDVGFTPGDRVAFFTVRAGDPERYLVAGVDDSHLTGYLTVEAVPRGFRLGTLVHFHNRVGPAYFALIKPFHRLVIRGMLKAGAARPA from the coding sequence ATGACCGAGCCGTTCGCCGCGGGCGCCGACTACGTCGAGTTCGAGGAGATCGAGAGCGAGAACAGCCTGCGCGAGTTCGTCGCGGGCGTGTTCAGCTGGTCGCCGCCGTGGGTGAAGGTGCTCTTCGGTGCCCGGTACCTGCTCGCCAAGGCATTGCGCCTGGACACCGCGTCCGTTCCGCGCAGCGGCCGCCTGCGCCCCGAGGACGTCGGGTTCACGCCCGGCGACCGCGTCGCGTTCTTCACCGTCCGGGCCGGCGATCCCGAGCGGTACCTGGTCGCGGGTGTCGACGACAGTCACCTGACCGGGTACCTGACGGTCGAAGCCGTGCCCCGCGGGTTCCGGCTGGGAACGCTCGTGCACTTCCACAACCGCGTCGGCCCGGCCTACTTCGCGCTGATCAAGCCGTTCCACCGCCTGGTGATCCGCGGAATGCTCAAGGCCGGTGCCGCTCGGCCAGCATGA
- a CDS encoding NUDIX domain-containing protein yields the protein MDPIQRVASREVYRNNWMTVREDDIRRPDGSPGIYGVIDKPDYALVIAQDGDRFRLVEQFRYPLGERRWEFPQGTAPDLADLPPAELAARELREETGLRAGSMTVLGRLDVAAGMSSQRGWVFLATGITEGEPEREHEEQDMRSAWFARADVEKMILAGEITDAQSIAAWAQLMLAERHRP from the coding sequence GTGGACCCCATTCAGCGTGTCGCGTCCCGCGAGGTGTACCGGAACAACTGGATGACCGTGCGGGAGGACGACATCCGCCGCCCCGACGGCTCGCCGGGCATCTACGGCGTGATCGACAAGCCGGACTACGCGCTGGTCATCGCGCAGGACGGCGACCGGTTCCGGCTGGTCGAGCAGTTCCGCTACCCGCTCGGCGAGCGGCGCTGGGAGTTCCCGCAGGGCACCGCGCCGGACCTGGCCGACCTGCCGCCGGCCGAGCTGGCCGCGCGCGAGCTGCGCGAGGAGACGGGCCTGCGCGCCGGCTCGATGACCGTGCTCGGCAGGCTGGACGTCGCGGCCGGGATGAGCAGCCAGCGCGGCTGGGTGTTCCTCGCCACCGGCATCACCGAGGGCGAGCCGGAGCGCGAGCACGAAGAGCAGGACATGCGCAGCGCGTGGTTCGCGCGCGCGGACGTCGAGAAGATGATCCTCGCCGGCGAGATCACCGACGCGCAGTCGATCGCCGCGTGGGCGCAGCTCATGCTGGCCGAGCGGCACCGGCCTTGA
- the nucS gene encoding endonuclease NucS, translating into MRLVIARCQVDYAGRLTAHLPMATRLLLVKSDGSVSVHSDDRAYKPLNWMSPPCWLIEDGKLWIVENKQGEKLVISIEEIYHDHAQELGAEPGLQKDGVEAHLQELLAEHIKTLGDGYTLVRREYPTAIGPVDIMARDAEGRSVAVEIKRRGEIDGVEQLTRYLELLNRDPLLAPVQGVFAAQIIKPQARTLAEDRGIRCLTLDYDQLRGIESDEFRLF; encoded by the coding sequence GTGCGTCTCGTGATCGCGCGGTGCCAGGTCGACTACGCCGGCCGGCTGACCGCCCACCTGCCGATGGCCACCCGCCTGCTGCTCGTGAAGTCCGACGGCTCGGTGTCGGTCCACTCCGACGACCGCGCGTACAAGCCGTTGAACTGGATGAGCCCGCCGTGCTGGCTCATCGAGGACGGCAAGCTCTGGATCGTCGAGAACAAGCAGGGCGAGAAGCTGGTGATCTCCATCGAGGAGATCTACCACGACCACGCCCAGGAGCTGGGCGCGGAACCGGGCCTGCAGAAGGACGGCGTCGAGGCGCACCTGCAGGAGCTGCTGGCCGAGCACATCAAGACCCTCGGCGACGGCTACACGCTGGTCCGCCGCGAGTACCCGACGGCGATCGGCCCGGTGGACATCATGGCCCGCGACGCGGAGGGCCGCTCGGTCGCGGTGGAGATCAAGCGCCGCGGCGAGATCGACGGCGTCGAGCAGCTGACGCGGTATCTCGAGCTGCTCAACCGCGACCCGTTGCTGGCACCGGTGCAGGGCGTGTTCGCGGCCCAGATCATCAAGCCGCAGGCCCGCACGCTGGCGGAGGACCGCGGAATCCGCTGCCTGACCCTGGACTACGACCAGCTGCGCGGCATCGAGTCCGACGAGTTCCGGCTCTTCTGA
- a CDS encoding sodium:solute symporter family protein — translation MLVLADANLRLDASAIDYIELAFYFVLVLGIGYLARRQVSSSLDFFLSGRSLPAWVTGLAFISANLGAVEVMGMSANGAQYGLPTVHYFWIGAIPAMLFLGIVMMPFYYGSKVRSVPEFMRRRFGPVAHLVNGISFAAAQILIAGANLFLLASVVNLLLGWPLWVSIIVAAAIVLSYTALGGLSAAIYNEVLQFFVIVIALVPLTVVGLVKVGGWQGLVDKVTNSPGGSAQLHSWPGDNLTGFGNNILSILGIVFGLGFVLSFGYWTTNFVEVQRAMASRSMSAARRTPIIGAFPKMLVPFIVIIPGMIAAVSVSEYVRDKQILLDGGTAPSGVTFNNALLLLMRDLLPNGMLGIAIAGLLASFMAGMAANLSSFNTVFTYDIWQTYVQKDKPDHFYLNLGRVVTSVGTIAAIGTAFIASNSGNILSYLQDLFSFFNAPLFATFILGMFWKRMTAAAGWIGLVLGTASAITVWALSKLGVIGLEGQGVSFVAAGTAFVLDIVVSVAVSLATRPKPDEELVGLVYSLTPKETRRHDDTGENAGWYRKPGLLAGIVLILTIALNAIF, via the coding sequence GTGCTGGTCCTAGCGGATGCGAACCTGCGGCTCGACGCGAGCGCGATCGACTACATCGAGCTGGCGTTCTACTTCGTCCTCGTGCTCGGCATCGGGTACCTGGCGCGGCGGCAGGTGTCGAGCAGCCTCGACTTCTTCCTGTCCGGCCGCTCGCTGCCCGCGTGGGTCACCGGCCTGGCGTTCATCTCGGCGAACCTCGGCGCGGTCGAGGTCATGGGCATGTCGGCCAACGGCGCCCAGTACGGCCTGCCGACCGTGCACTACTTCTGGATCGGCGCCATCCCGGCGATGCTGTTCCTCGGCATCGTGATGATGCCCTTCTACTACGGCTCGAAGGTCCGCAGCGTCCCCGAGTTCATGCGGCGGCGCTTCGGCCCGGTCGCGCACCTCGTCAACGGCATCAGCTTCGCCGCCGCCCAGATCCTGATCGCGGGCGCCAACCTCTTCCTGCTGGCCAGCGTGGTGAACCTGCTGCTCGGCTGGCCGCTGTGGGTGTCGATCATCGTCGCCGCCGCGATCGTGCTCTCCTACACCGCGCTGGGCGGCCTGTCCGCGGCGATCTACAACGAGGTCCTGCAGTTCTTCGTGATCGTCATCGCGCTGGTGCCGCTGACCGTCGTCGGCCTGGTCAAGGTCGGCGGCTGGCAGGGCCTGGTCGACAAGGTCACCAACAGCCCCGGCGGGTCGGCGCAGCTGCACTCGTGGCCCGGTGACAACCTGACCGGCTTCGGCAACAACATCCTGTCGATCCTCGGGATCGTCTTCGGCCTCGGCTTCGTCCTCTCCTTCGGCTACTGGACGACGAACTTCGTCGAGGTCCAGCGCGCGATGGCGTCGAGGAGCATGTCCGCGGCGCGGCGCACGCCGATCATCGGCGCGTTCCCGAAGATGCTGGTCCCGTTCATCGTCATCATCCCCGGCATGATCGCCGCGGTGAGCGTCTCGGAGTACGTCCGGGACAAGCAGATCCTGCTCGACGGCGGCACCGCGCCCAGCGGGGTGACGTTCAACAACGCGCTCCTGCTGCTGATGCGCGACCTGCTGCCCAACGGCATGCTCGGCATCGCCATCGCCGGCCTGCTGGCCTCCTTCATGGCCGGCATGGCGGCCAACCTGAGCTCGTTCAACACGGTCTTCACCTACGACATCTGGCAGACCTACGTCCAGAAGGACAAGCCGGACCACTTCTACCTGAACCTGGGCCGGGTCGTGACGTCGGTCGGCACGATCGCCGCGATCGGCACCGCGTTCATCGCGTCGAACTCCGGCAACATCCTGAGCTACCTGCAGGACCTGTTCTCGTTCTTCAACGCGCCGCTGTTCGCGACGTTCATCCTCGGCATGTTCTGGAAGCGGATGACCGCGGCCGCCGGCTGGATCGGCCTGGTGCTGGGCACCGCGTCCGCGATCACCGTCTGGGCCCTGTCGAAGCTCGGGGTGATCGGTCTCGAGGGCCAGGGCGTGAGCTTCGTCGCCGCCGGGACCGCGTTCGTCCTCGACATCGTGGTGAGCGTCGCGGTGTCGCTGGCGACCCGGCCGAAGCCGGACGAGGAGCTGGTCGGGCTCGTCTACTCGCTCACCCCGAAGGAAACCCGGCGCCACGACGACACGGGCGAGAACGCGGGCTGGTACCGCAAGCCGGGCCTGCTCGCGGGCATCGTGCTCATCCTGACCATCGCGCTCAACGCCATCTTCTAG
- a CDS encoding DUF3558 domain-containing protein produces MLPDVRRRRLPQLFLLVTALALPLTACGPDLGKSNFARTTVPAAAGSGQVADGPITDAAVAANVLRTVKPCQFLTKEALGALGLGTVEDDPSPSSVAFETCSNKVKDPGGKELRLEFDVGNTFLPPPDKTAGQAGGLPVRVNKTDDTSCTVAAMTSLNPDLALMVSVTYAGDPCRPGQTLIDAVVQKLHNSPEKYPTPPGTVLTADPCAMADTSVVSTVVPSAKSGPAGLHACAWKSNGTDPAVTVGFLPGLPPVVGDGYAKVDLGNGVTGYQKQQSTSASRCTVQWQHRPWQGDDVELAQVDYESYAAEPKADDPCGKAVTVAKNVVTKLPKP; encoded by the coding sequence GTGCTCCCTGATGTTCGACGCCGCCGTCTGCCGCAGCTGTTCCTGCTGGTCACCGCCCTCGCGCTGCCGCTGACCGCGTGCGGGCCCGACCTCGGCAAGTCCAACTTCGCCCGGACGACGGTGCCCGCGGCGGCCGGCAGCGGCCAGGTCGCCGACGGGCCGATCACCGACGCCGCCGTCGCGGCGAACGTGCTGCGGACGGTCAAGCCGTGCCAGTTCCTCACCAAGGAGGCCCTCGGCGCGCTCGGGCTCGGCACGGTCGAGGACGACCCGTCGCCGTCGTCGGTCGCCTTCGAGACCTGCAGCAACAAGGTGAAGGACCCCGGCGGCAAGGAGCTGCGGCTGGAGTTCGACGTCGGCAACACGTTCCTGCCGCCGCCGGACAAGACCGCCGGCCAGGCCGGCGGGCTGCCCGTGCGCGTCAACAAGACCGACGACACCAGCTGCACGGTCGCGGCGATGACCTCGCTGAACCCGGACCTGGCGCTGATGGTGTCGGTGACCTACGCCGGCGACCCCTGCCGTCCCGGGCAGACGCTGATCGACGCCGTCGTCCAGAAGCTGCACAACTCGCCGGAGAAGTACCCGACCCCGCCCGGGACGGTGCTGACCGCCGACCCGTGCGCGATGGCCGACACCTCGGTGGTCTCCACCGTCGTGCCGTCGGCGAAGTCCGGGCCCGCGGGCCTGCACGCGTGCGCGTGGAAGAGCAACGGCACGGACCCGGCGGTGACCGTCGGGTTCCTGCCGGGCCTGCCCCCGGTCGTCGGCGACGGTTACGCCAAGGTTGACCTCGGCAACGGCGTGACGGGCTACCAGAAGCAGCAGAGCACCAGCGCGTCGCGGTGCACGGTCCAGTGGCAGCACCGGCCGTGGCAGGGCGACGACGTCGAGCTGGCCCAAGTGGACTACGAGAGCTACGCGGCGGAGCCGAAGGCCGACGACCCGTGCGGCAAGGCCGTCACCGTCGCGAAGAACGTGGTCACGAAGCTCCCGAAACCCTGA
- the dhaK gene encoding dihydroxyacetone kinase subunit DhaK has protein sequence MKKIINDPANVVAESLRGLAAAHADILRVQYDPDVVVRADAPVAGKVAVISGGGSGHEPLHGGFVGRGMLAAAVPGAVFTSPTPDAVQAAVTATTGDAGALLIVKNYTGDVLNFETAAELAAAEGLDVRSVVIDDDVAVKDSTYTAGRRGVGGTVLLEKITGAAAERGDSLDTVTALAEKVIGQVRSIGVALTAPTVPHAGTPSFELGDGEIEFGIGIHGEPGRERIPAEPADALVARMVEAIVSDLPFESGDRVLLFTNSMGGTPLVELYLAHGIAERLLAERGIVVERRLVGPYITSLEMQGMSLTLLKLDDELTELWDAPVNTAALRWGL, from the coding sequence GTGAAGAAGATCATCAACGATCCGGCGAACGTGGTCGCCGAGTCGCTGCGGGGGCTCGCCGCCGCGCACGCCGACATCCTGCGCGTCCAGTACGACCCGGACGTCGTGGTCCGGGCCGACGCGCCGGTCGCGGGCAAGGTCGCCGTCATCTCCGGCGGCGGATCCGGGCACGAGCCGCTGCACGGCGGCTTCGTCGGCCGGGGCATGCTCGCCGCCGCCGTGCCCGGCGCGGTGTTCACCTCGCCGACGCCGGACGCCGTGCAGGCCGCCGTCACCGCGACCACCGGCGACGCGGGCGCCCTGCTCATCGTGAAGAACTACACCGGTGACGTGCTGAACTTCGAGACGGCCGCCGAGCTGGCCGCCGCCGAGGGCCTGGACGTGCGCAGTGTCGTGATCGACGACGACGTCGCGGTCAAGGACTCGACCTACACCGCGGGCCGCCGCGGGGTCGGCGGCACGGTGCTGCTGGAGAAGATCACCGGCGCCGCGGCCGAGCGCGGCGACTCGCTCGACACCGTGACGGCGCTGGCGGAGAAGGTGATCGGCCAGGTGCGGTCGATCGGCGTCGCGCTGACCGCGCCGACCGTCCCGCACGCCGGCACCCCCAGCTTCGAGCTCGGCGACGGCGAGATCGAGTTCGGCATCGGCATCCACGGCGAGCCCGGCCGCGAGCGGATCCCGGCCGAGCCGGCCGACGCGCTGGTGGCCCGGATGGTCGAGGCGATCGTCTCCGACCTGCCGTTCGAGTCCGGCGACCGGGTGCTGCTGTTCACCAACTCGATGGGCGGTACCCCGCTCGTCGAGCTGTACCTGGCCCACGGCATCGCCGAGCGGCTGCTGGCCGAGCGTGGGATCGTGGTCGAACGCCGGCTGGTCGGCCCGTACATCACCAGCCTCGAGATGCAGGGGATGAGTCTGACGTTGCTCAAACTGGACGACGAGCTGACCGAGCTCTGGGACGCGCCGGTCAACACCGCGGCCCTGCGCTGGGGGCTCTGA